A single region of the Thermoplasmata archaeon genome encodes:
- a CDS encoding SAM-dependent methyltransferase, with translation MDTGCIICGSPLEYLDNDIEMTCSVCGKRYSDRVRCIKGHFVCNDCHLSGLDTIVPICRLETSKDPGVVLNRLMNLPFCHMHGPEHHVLVAASLLTAYRNSGGKIDFDWALKEITNRGKAVPGGICGYWGTCGAAVSSGIFISVITGSNPMAKEPFGLSNMMTSRSLMSIGGRGGPRCCKRDSYLAITEAVAFVKEKLGIEMELAEIECKFSSKNQQCLGNECPFNKKG, from the coding sequence ATGGATACGGGATGCATAATCTGCGGATCCCCTTTAGAATACCTGGACAATGATATCGAGATGACCTGCTCAGTGTGCGGGAAGAGATATTCCGATAGGGTCAGATGTATTAAGGGGCATTTCGTCTGCAACGACTGCCACCTGTCCGGACTGGACACCATTGTGCCCATCTGCAGATTGGAGACGTCCAAAGACCCCGGCGTTGTTCTAAACAGGCTCATGAATCTGCCGTTCTGCCATATGCACGGTCCTGAGCACCATGTGCTGGTGGCAGCCTCGCTTCTGACGGCCTATCGCAATTCCGGGGGAAAAATAGATTTTGATTGGGCTTTGAAAGAGATAACCAATCGCGGAAAGGCCGTACCCGGAGGGATCTGCGGATACTGGGGTACTTGCGGAGCAGCGGTGAGTTCAGGAATTTTCATCTCTGTGATCACAGGCTCCAATCCGATGGCAAAGGAGCCTTTCGGATTGTCCAACATGATGACGTCTAGATCGTTAATGTCCATAGGGGGCCGCGGAGGACCCAGATGCTGTAAACGCGATTCGTATCTCGCCATCACCGAGGCGGTCGCATTCGTGAAAGAGAAACTCGGCATAGAGATGGAACTCGCTGAGATCGAATGCAAATTCAGTAGCAAGAATCAACAGTGCCTGGGGAACGAATGCCCCTTCAATAAGAAAGGATGA
- a CDS encoding rubrerythrin family protein — translation MELKGSKTEQNLMAAFAGESQARNKYTYYASQAKKEGYEQIADIFLETAENEKEHAKIWFKQLHDGKVPKTVENLKDAAAGENYEHTTMYKEFAETAKAEGFTEIAKLFEMVGNIEKEHEERYLALLKNIEEGVVFKKDKVVMWKCRNCGYIHVGEEAPAVCPVCKHAQSFFEVRATNW, via the coding sequence ATGGAACTAAAAGGATCCAAGACGGAGCAGAATCTGATGGCCGCATTCGCAGGTGAGAGCCAGGCCAGGAACAAATACACATACTACGCATCCCAGGCCAAGAAAGAAGGCTACGAGCAAATCGCGGACATCTTCCTTGAGACCGCCGAGAACGAGAAGGAGCACGCCAAGATTTGGTTCAAGCAGCTCCACGACGGAAAGGTCCCCAAGACCGTCGAGAACCTGAAGGACGCCGCAGCAGGAGAGAACTACGAGCACACCACGATGTACAAGGAGTTCGCCGAGACTGCAAAGGCCGAGGGATTCACCGAGATTGCAAAGCTCTTCGAGATGGTCGGAAACATCGAGAAGGAGCACGAGGAGAGATACCTTGCACTCCTGAAGAACATCGAGGAAGGAGTCGTCTTCAAGAAGGACAAAGTCGTCATGTGGAAATGCAGGAACTGCGGTTACATCCACGTTGGAGAGGAGGCCCCCGCCGTATGTCCTGTCTGTAAGCACGCCCAGTCGTTCTTCGAAGTAAGAGCAACCAACTGGTGA
- a CDS encoding methylated-DNA--[protein]-cysteine S-methyltransferase gives MRGSCIASFFTLLGTVSITEDGNGMITGVYLPCSNLPPMDQCETPVLKEAAKQINEYLAGSRTEFDLDLYYDGSDFRSRVMEELNRIPYGEVRTYKQVAEAIGYPNSMRAVGTACRENPLPILVPCHRVIPATGGYGNYNGGTSMKKKLLNLEGVFL, from the coding sequence ATGCGCGGGTCCTGCATAGCATCATTCTTCACGCTGTTAGGTACTGTCAGTATCACCGAGGACGGCAACGGAATGATCACCGGAGTATACCTTCCCTGTTCAAATCTCCCTCCAATGGACCAATGTGAAACGCCCGTTTTGAAAGAGGCGGCGAAACAGATCAACGAGTATCTTGCGGGGAGTCGCACAGAATTCGATCTCGATCTTTACTATGACGGTTCGGATTTCAGGTCAAGGGTCATGGAGGAACTGAACAGGATACCTTACGGCGAGGTCCGTACATACAAACAGGTCGCGGAGGCCATAGGCTATCCGAATTCGATGCGTGCTGTCGGTACCGCTTGCAGGGAGAATCCCCTGCCCATATTGGTCCCATGTCATCGTGTCATACCTGCGACCGGCGGATACGGCAATTACAACGGGGGCACCTCCATGAAGAAGAAGCTTCTGAACCTGGAAGGGGTGTTCCTCTGA
- a CDS encoding DNA alkylation repair protein, translated as MSSCHTCDRRIRQLQRGHLHEEEASEPGRGVPLIDYRGILKEEAEPDYRDFTSKLIPGKEGILGVRIPKVRALTKTIIKDDWESFLEEKPTCFEEEVLKGLVIATAPMDVERRLEYTEGFLDIIDNWSTCDSFCSSWKFSKKDSERVHSYFRSLIDSGKEFRMRVSVVFRMAHFIDDEHVDKLLADIESYRNEGYYYKMGAAWTASFCYIKYPERTMAVLKHGRMDDWVYRKTIQKICESYRVSDENKAVLKSMR; from the coding sequence ATGTCATCGTGTCATACCTGCGACCGGCGGATACGGCAATTACAACGGGGGCACCTCCATGAAGAAGAAGCTTCTGAACCTGGAAGGGGTGTTCCTCTGATAGATTACCGCGGCATTCTGAAGGAGGAAGCCGAGCCTGATTACAGGGATTTCACTTCAAAGCTAATTCCTGGAAAAGAGGGGATACTGGGTGTCAGAATCCCGAAGGTCCGGGCATTGACCAAGACCATCATCAAAGACGATTGGGAATCATTCCTGGAAGAGAAGCCAACATGTTTCGAGGAAGAGGTCCTCAAAGGTCTGGTGATCGCAACAGCTCCCATGGATGTGGAGAGGAGGCTGGAATACACCGAAGGTTTCCTTGACATCATAGATAACTGGTCCACCTGTGATTCATTCTGTTCCTCATGGAAGTTCTCGAAGAAGGATTCGGAACGCGTTCATTCTTACTTTAGGTCCCTGATCGATTCCGGAAAGGAATTCCGCATGAGGGTTTCGGTCGTTTTCCGCATGGCCCATTTCATCGACGATGAACATGTGGACAAGCTTCTGGCCGATATCGAATCCTATCGCAACGAAGGCTACTACTATAAGATGGGGGCCGCTTGGACCGCTTCCTTCTGCTACATCAAGTATCCTGAGAGGACCATGGCCGTTCTCAAACATGGGAGGATGGATGACTGGGTGTACAGGAAGACCATACAGAAGATATGCGAATCATACAGGGTATCGGACGAGAACAAAGCAGTGCTAAAATCCATGAGATGA
- a CDS encoding transglutaminase domain-containing protein, protein MGDVMVSKTAVFVALAVIASAMLLPGMDADVSDSEVFTYYAQLDVNGKLVYKEVNAATSVESETKEFIIDFNDSSLFDDTDGAKAYADKTVREALTALYLSNPMVPYVWDYPVAETTVDAEIILVTVKHGEVETTYYAVDNVKFSLKVPEGITSDSMKELNDALKNFPVSGSTDADKVKSIMSELDKVYFEKDEEGKISNIYSALVLKKTTSAGVAQAFTVLCKMNNIPAVTVSGSDLLATNETFSYWNYVYLEGDIDGETAKAWYIVDPTYAVSTGIAGYLTEVSYDGKTYSMSSAHNEDLDITGEVSLKTPQLAKNKYVPVGGIPFFEVYGEAILIVAIGVVMIGSMFYAMRKGII, encoded by the coding sequence ATGGGTGACGTTATGGTATCGAAGACTGCGGTTTTTGTCGCATTAGCCGTCATAGCATCAGCGATGCTTTTGCCAGGCATGGACGCTGACGTCTCCGATTCCGAAGTTTTCACATACTACGCCCAGCTGGATGTCAACGGAAAGCTCGTATACAAGGAGGTAAACGCCGCAACATCCGTGGAAAGCGAAACGAAGGAGTTCATCATCGATTTCAATGATAGCTCTCTCTTCGACGATACAGACGGGGCCAAGGCCTATGCTGACAAGACCGTCCGCGAAGCACTCACAGCTCTGTACCTTTCCAACCCAATGGTGCCTTACGTATGGGATTACCCCGTGGCCGAGACAACGGTCGATGCGGAGATTATCCTCGTAACGGTGAAGCACGGCGAAGTGGAGACCACATACTATGCGGTCGACAATGTGAAATTCTCGCTGAAGGTTCCCGAAGGGATAACATCGGATTCCATGAAGGAGCTGAACGACGCACTCAAGAACTTCCCTGTCTCCGGAAGCACCGATGCCGATAAGGTCAAGAGCATCATGTCCGAATTGGACAAGGTTTACTTCGAGAAGGATGAAGAGGGGAAGATAAGCAATATCTACAGCGCACTGGTCCTGAAGAAGACCACCTCTGCGGGGGTCGCTCAGGCATTCACTGTGCTATGCAAAATGAACAACATCCCGGCCGTCACGGTATCGGGATCCGACCTGCTCGCCACCAATGAAACATTCAGTTATTGGAACTATGTCTACCTTGAGGGTGACATCGATGGCGAGACGGCCAAAGCATGGTACATCGTCGATCCGACATATGCAGTAAGCACAGGCATCGCAGGATACCTCACGGAAGTGTCCTACGATGGAAAGACTTACTCCATGTCATCGGCACACAACGAGGATCTGGACATCACAGGGGAAGTTTCCCTGAAGACGCCTCAGCTCGCTAAAAACAAGTACGTCCCCGTAGGAGGCATTCCCTTCTTCGAGGTGTACGGAGAAGCAATACTGATCGTAGCGATCGGGGTCGTAATGATCGGCTCGATGTTTTACGCTATGAGGAAAGGAATCATCTGA
- the lonB gene encoding ATP-dependent protease LonB, with amino-acid sequence MTEAEEKKSKLSVEAWVDQQTFETTDDIEVPKMIADRVIGQDRAVEIMRKAAAQKRHVMLIGEPGTGKSMLANSMVEYLPKEDLVDIVAYHNPEDFNEPRIRTFPAGKGKAVVAEQKAAAAAQKTQKNSAYIYICILLMALGLGGAIFFGYTVALIAFMGVFLILILFRNPMQPRNETAIVPKVLVGHDPGDLPPFVDATGTHAGALLGDVRHDPFQSGGLETPSHDRIEAGCIHKANKGVLYLDEINLLRMESQQAILTAMQEKKMSITGQSERSSGALVKSEPVPCDFILVCAGNLDAIQGMHPALRSRIRGYGYEVFMETNMPDTDENRLNIARFVAQEVKKDEKIPAFDKYAVGEILREGQRRSGKKGEITLRMRELGGLVRISGDMAVNKGDKLVTAEHVMAARETARSLEQQIADKQIEGMMRYQLFHNEGEAVGLINGLAVLSNGNSSEMSGMVMPLAAEVTPAQSKKGGKIIATGQLGKIAQEAVDNISAVIKKYTLTDLSALDIHLEYVAAYNGVDGDSASITMATVIISALENIPIRQDLAMTGSLNVRGVVMPIGGVTAKLEAAANSGIKMALIPMENEKDVMIDRKYYDMMEIYTVETLRDVFEYAFVDCPAKQKYLDALLPLNPNGVSTAKRVPIPEKYKKDQVQEEAPAVEAPEVETPAVDAPKEDLIESPKDPEEVVVEVAVESED; translated from the coding sequence ATGACAGAAGCAGAAGAGAAGAAGTCCAAATTGTCCGTAGAGGCATGGGTGGACCAACAGACCTTCGAGACCACTGATGACATCGAGGTCCCGAAGATGATCGCAGACCGTGTCATAGGACAGGACAGGGCCGTGGAGATCATGAGGAAGGCAGCAGCCCAGAAGAGGCACGTGATGCTGATCGGAGAACCCGGTACAGGTAAGTCCATGCTCGCCAACTCTATGGTCGAGTACCTCCCCAAGGAAGATCTTGTGGACATCGTTGCATATCACAACCCCGAGGATTTCAACGAGCCTAGGATAAGGACCTTCCCTGCAGGCAAGGGAAAGGCTGTCGTTGCCGAGCAGAAGGCAGCTGCCGCTGCCCAGAAGACTCAGAAGAACTCAGCGTACATATACATCTGCATACTGCTCATGGCCTTGGGTCTGGGCGGAGCGATATTCTTCGGTTACACGGTCGCGCTCATAGCATTCATGGGAGTCTTCCTGATCCTGATTCTGTTCAGGAACCCGATGCAGCCCAGGAACGAAACGGCTATTGTGCCCAAGGTCCTGGTCGGTCACGATCCAGGCGATCTACCGCCGTTCGTGGATGCCACAGGTACCCACGCCGGAGCACTCTTGGGAGATGTCAGGCACGATCCCTTCCAGTCCGGAGGATTGGAGACTCCGTCTCACGACAGGATCGAAGCAGGATGTATCCACAAGGCGAACAAGGGAGTCCTCTATCTGGATGAGATTAACCTCCTCAGGATGGAATCCCAGCAGGCCATTCTCACTGCTATGCAGGAGAAGAAGATGTCCATCACCGGTCAGTCCGAGAGGTCCTCCGGTGCATTGGTCAAATCCGAGCCTGTGCCCTGCGACTTCATCCTCGTCTGCGCAGGTAACCTTGATGCTATCCAGGGAATGCACCCTGCACTCAGGTCGAGGATCAGGGGATACGGTTACGAGGTCTTCATGGAGACTAACATGCCGGATACCGATGAGAACCGTCTCAACATCGCAAGGTTCGTTGCCCAGGAGGTAAAGAAGGACGAGAAGATCCCTGCCTTCGACAAATACGCTGTCGGAGAGATCCTCAGAGAGGGTCAGCGCCGTTCAGGAAAGAAGGGTGAGATCACCCTCAGGATGAGGGAGCTCGGAGGACTCGTACGTATCTCCGGAGATATGGCAGTCAACAAGGGTGACAAACTGGTCACCGCTGAGCACGTTATGGCTGCAAGGGAAACAGCACGCAGTCTCGAGCAGCAGATTGCGGACAAGCAGATCGAGGGAATGATGAGATACCAGCTCTTCCACAACGAGGGAGAGGCCGTCGGACTCATCAACGGACTTGCAGTCCTGTCCAACGGCAACTCATCGGAGATGTCCGGTATGGTCATGCCGCTGGCGGCCGAAGTCACACCCGCACAGAGCAAGAAGGGCGGAAAGATCATCGCCACCGGACAGCTCGGAAAGATTGCACAGGAAGCAGTCGACAACATCTCTGCTGTCATCAAGAAGTACACGCTCACAGACCTGTCCGCACTGGACATACACCTGGAGTACGTTGCGGCATACAACGGAGTCGACGGAGACAGTGCATCCATCACCATGGCGACCGTCATCATATCTGCTCTGGAGAACATTCCCATCCGTCAGGATCTGGCGATGACCGGTTCCCTGAACGTCAGGGGTGTCGTTATGCCCATAGGCGGTGTAACCGCCAAGTTGGAGGCAGCTGCGAACTCAGGCATCAAGATGGCACTCATCCCCATGGAGAACGAGAAGGATGTTATGATCGACAGGAAGTACTACGACATGATGGAGATCTACACCGTGGAGACCCTCCGCGATGTGTTCGAGTATGCATTCGTGGATTGCCCTGCCAAGCAGAAGTATCTCGATGCTCTGCTCCCGCTGAACCCTAACGGTGTATCCACCGCCAAGAGGGTACCGATCCCCGAGAAGTACAAGAAGGATCAGGTCCAAGAGGAAGCTCCAGCCGTTGAGGCGCCCGAGGTCGAGACTCCTGCAGTCGATGCACCCAAGGAAGACCTTATCGAGTCTCCGAAGGACCCTGAAGAGGTAGTCGTCGAGGTAGCGGTCGAGTCCGAGGACTGA
- a CDS encoding imidazoleglycerol-phosphate dehydratase, whose translation MAGRVAKIKRETRETCVSVELNLDGNGKFEVDCDLQFLKHMVETLARYAEFDIKMTATGDNDHHLIEDVAITLGKAVRDALGDKPIERMATATVVMDDAMVMTSLDLVDRPYCEADCPDPLYVHFFRSFAMTAGITLHILVIRGFDEHHIIEAGFKSMGKALKDAVVVRKQTLSNKGSVKME comes from the coding sequence ATGGCCGGTAGGGTAGCTAAGATAAAGCGTGAGACCAGGGAGACCTGCGTCTCCGTTGAACTCAATCTGGACGGTAATGGCAAATTCGAGGTCGACTGCGATCTCCAGTTCCTCAAGCACATGGTCGAGACTCTGGCAAGGTATGCTGAGTTCGATATAAAGATGACCGCAACGGGGGACAACGACCACCACCTGATCGAGGATGTAGCTATCACGCTCGGGAAAGCAGTCAGGGACGCTCTTGGGGACAAGCCTATAGAGAGGATGGCGACAGCAACTGTGGTCATGGATGATGCCATGGTTATGACATCGCTGGACCTCGTCGACAGGCCTTACTGCGAAGCAGACTGTCCTGATCCGCTGTACGTCCACTTTTTCAGGAGTTTTGCGATGACAGCCGGCATAACCCTGCACATACTGGTCATCCGTGGATTCGACGAGCACCACATAATCGAGGCCGGATTCAAGTCCATGGGAAAGGCCCTGAAGGACGCCGTAGTAGTCAGGAAGCAGACCCTCAGCAACAAAGGGTCGGTAAAGATGGAGTGA
- the hisF gene encoding imidazole glycerol phosphate synthase subunit HisF: protein MLTKRIIPCLDMRGGKVVKGINFKNIKEVGDPPTMAMDYEAQGADEITFLDISASQEERATMLDVVTKTAEGLNVPLCVGGGIRSVQDVRNTLNAGADKVSINSAAVQNPEIITECSNAFGCQCIVVAIDGKWKDDHYEVVTHGGTRFTGIDAIEWAQKVEDLGAGEILFTSMDADGVKTGYDIKPTALISDAVSIPVIASGGCGSKEHILEVFQQTNAAAALAASIFHYKEYTVGEVKEFLRDNGVCVR from the coding sequence ATGCTGACGAAGAGGATCATACCCTGCCTCGACATGAGAGGCGGAAAGGTAGTGAAGGGAATCAACTTCAAGAACATCAAAGAGGTCGGCGACCCTCCCACCATGGCCATGGATTACGAGGCCCAGGGTGCCGATGAGATCACGTTCCTGGACATCTCCGCATCGCAGGAGGAGAGGGCCACGATGCTCGATGTGGTCACGAAGACTGCCGAGGGACTCAATGTGCCCCTCTGCGTGGGAGGAGGAATCAGGTCCGTACAGGATGTCAGGAACACCCTCAATGCAGGTGCGGACAAGGTGTCCATCAACTCTGCTGCGGTTCAGAATCCGGAGATTATCACGGAATGCTCCAACGCATTCGGATGCCAGTGCATTGTCGTCGCCATCGACGGAAAGTGGAAGGACGACCATTACGAAGTGGTCACTCATGGAGGGACCAGATTCACAGGGATCGATGCCATCGAGTGGGCACAGAAGGTCGAGGATCTCGGGGCCGGAGAGATACTGTTCACATCCATGGATGCGGACGGTGTCAAGACAGGATACGATATCAAGCCGACAGCCCTGATCTCCGATGCAGTCAGCATACCTGTCATAGCCTCGGGAGGATGCGGTTCCAAGGAACACATCCTGGAGGTATTCCAGCAGACCAATGCAGCAGCGGCACTGGCAGCGTCGATATTCCATTACAAGGAGTACACCGTGGGGGAAGTGAAGGAATTCCTCAGAGACAACGGAGTGTGTGTAAGATGA
- a CDS encoding bifunctional phosphoribosyl-AMP cyclohydrolase/phosphoribosyl-ATP diphosphatase HisIE, with product MTELKYDDKGLIPVVVQDWLTNEVLMVAWSNAEAVELMKSTGYTHFWSRSRQKMWKKGEESGHVQKIKSIQTDCDGDTLLVRVEQTGVACHLGKPSCFDEVIYGETDETMAILPDLKRVIEDRHQNPSDESYTCKLFNDETRMCKKVIEEAGEFALAIKDKDTDEMAWELADLIYHTMVAIEKTGLPMSEVYKKLKERAE from the coding sequence ATGACCGAACTCAAATACGACGACAAAGGGCTCATTCCGGTGGTCGTTCAGGATTGGCTTACGAACGAGGTGCTGATGGTCGCATGGTCGAATGCCGAGGCCGTAGAGCTGATGAAGAGCACAGGTTACACGCACTTCTGGTCCAGAAGCAGACAGAAGATGTGGAAGAAGGGCGAGGAGTCCGGACACGTCCAGAAGATCAAATCCATACAGACCGACTGTGATGGGGACACCCTCTTGGTGAGGGTGGAACAGACAGGCGTCGCATGTCATCTTGGAAAGCCTTCATGCTTCGATGAGGTCATCTACGGAGAGACCGATGAGACCATGGCAATACTCCCTGATCTCAAACGCGTCATCGAGGACAGGCACCAGAACCCATCGGACGAGAGCTACACATGCAAGCTCTTCAACGATGAGACCCGCATGTGCAAGAAGGTCATAGAAGAGGCGGGCGAGTTCGCACTGGCCATCAAGGATAAGGACACCGATGAGATGGCATGGGAGCTGGCGGATCTGATCTACCACACCATGGTGGCCATCGAGAAGACGGGACTTCCGATGTCCGAAGTCTACAAGAAGCTGAAGGAGAGGGCAGAATGA
- a CDS encoding histidinol phosphate phosphatase domain-containing protein, protein MSRADLHTHTVYSDGELIPAELVRRAMVKGHDLIAITDHVDMTNVEWVVTNMVKAIDLCEDYIKVIPGVEITHVPPRQIDKVAKMARKYGAEWIVVHGETVTEPVMPGTNRASVENPEIDILAHPGFITLEEAQLAKDNDVILEVTGRAGHNITNGHVVNMAREAGAMMVIDSDTHQPENLMSEEEAMVVALGAGLTKAEADKALHVTPYEMTRHL, encoded by the coding sequence ATGAGCAGAGCAGACCTTCACACACATACCGTTTACAGCGACGGGGAACTGATCCCGGCAGAGCTCGTACGCAGGGCAATGGTCAAGGGTCACGATCTCATCGCCATAACCGATCATGTGGACATGACCAATGTCGAATGGGTGGTCACCAACATGGTCAAGGCGATAGACCTCTGCGAGGATTACATCAAGGTCATCCCCGGAGTGGAGATCACGCATGTCCCTCCGAGGCAGATCGACAAGGTCGCAAAGATGGCAAGGAAATACGGTGCTGAATGGATCGTCGTCCACGGCGAGACAGTGACGGAGCCTGTAATGCCCGGTACGAATCGTGCATCGGTGGAGAACCCCGAGATAGACATTCTCGCCCATCCCGGTTTCATCACCTTGGAAGAGGCACAGCTCGCAAAGGACAACGATGTCATCCTGGAAGTCACCGGAAGGGCCGGTCACAACATCACCAACGGACACGTGGTCAACATGGCCAGGGAGGCAGGTGCGATGATGGTCATCGATTCCGATACCCACCAGCCCGAGAACCTCATGAGCGAAGAAGAGGCCATGGTGGTAGCCCTAGGTGCGGGTCTGACCAAGGCCGAGGCCGACAAGGCACTCCATGTCACACCCTATGAGATGACCAGGCATCTATGA
- the mtnP gene encoding S-methyl-5'-thioadenosine phosphorylase has protein sequence MPEIAIIGGTGIYNPDTFELIDKVYPDTPYGKPSDEILIGKIAGVEVAFLHRHGTTIPYPPSSVPYRANMYALKELGCKYVISACAVGSLQRKFASGDLVIVDQFVDFTKKRDYTYFNDSITHIAIPDPFCSYLNAVFAETAKKLGIKYHNGGTYVCIEGPRFSTRAESRMFRQFGDIIGMTVVPECQLARELGMCYCSLATITDYDAWKEEAVDIEMVKKTMASCLDKVLRLLEAGLPKIKSDGCSECIQAAIGCGALK, from the coding sequence ATGCCTGAGATAGCAATCATAGGCGGAACGGGTATCTACAACCCCGACACATTCGAACTGATCGACAAGGTCTATCCCGATACTCCGTACGGCAAACCGTCTGATGAGATCCTCATCGGAAAGATCGCAGGCGTGGAAGTGGCTTTCCTTCACCGTCACGGTACAACGATCCCGTACCCTCCGTCATCGGTACCTTACAGGGCAAACATGTATGCTCTGAAGGAATTGGGATGCAAATATGTGATTTCAGCCTGTGCTGTCGGTTCTCTCCAGAGAAAGTTCGCCTCCGGAGATCTGGTCATAGTGGACCAGTTCGTCGATTTCACAAAGAAGCGTGACTACACGTATTTCAACGACTCCATCACGCACATCGCCATACCAGATCCGTTCTGCAGCTACCTAAATGCTGTCTTCGCAGAGACTGCAAAGAAACTCGGTATCAAGTATCACAACGGAGGGACATACGTTTGCATCGAAGGCCCCAGGTTCTCCACCAGGGCAGAGAGCAGAATGTTCAGGCAGTTCGGAGACATCATCGGTATGACCGTGGTCCCCGAATGTCAGCTGGCCAGGGAGCTCGGAATGTGCTACTGCAGCCTTGCGACTATCACTGATTACGATGCATGGAAGGAGGAGGCAGTCGACATCGAGATGGTCAAGAAGACCATGGCTTCATGTCTGGACAAGGTCCTGAGGCTCCTCGAGGCAGGACTCCCCAAGATCAAATCCGACGGATGTTCCGAATGCATCCAGGCCGCTATCGGTTGCGGCGCATTGAAATGA
- a CDS encoding aminopeptidase, with protein MAEKKSKGQKLSEELLYNPKNIGERDNKFLEEANKFCEGYKKFLMNKTEREAVAYAIPILKKHKYSEYVPGKKYKAGDKFYMCNRGKNLIMCTKGKKPISDGIRVSVAHVDSPRLDFKPHPLFEEGEMVYFKTHYYGGIKKYQWTTIPLSIRGVVMLKDGTKVDINVGEDESEPAFLITDLLVHLARDQMQKTASKVVEGEQLNILIGSWPFDDEKVSQRCKLAIMQILNEKYGITEGDFEAAELCAVPAFKPRDMGFDRSLIAAYGQDDSSCAYAQFMAELDTKNPEYTTMTIFADKEETGSDGVTGMASYFFRDFVEDLAQAEGCEVRHVMRNSFCLSADVGAGYDPAWPEVFERNNCAFMNYGPIIAKYDGAGGKYSTNDASAELVNYLHRILRDADVCWQMGELGKIDVGGGGTIASYISLNNIDTIDIGVPVLSMHAPVEVVAKADEYMLYKAIYAVYNSKLPKEI; from the coding sequence ATGGCAGAGAAGAAGTCCAAAGGACAGAAACTTTCCGAAGAATTGCTTTACAACCCAAAGAACATCGGGGAGAGGGACAACAAGTTCCTCGAAGAGGCCAACAAGTTCTGTGAGGGCTACAAGAAGTTCCTCATGAACAAGACCGAGCGCGAGGCAGTCGCATACGCGATCCCCATTCTGAAGAAGCACAAGTATTCGGAGTACGTTCCCGGCAAGAAATACAAGGCCGGCGACAAATTCTACATGTGCAACCGCGGTAAGAATCTGATCATGTGCACGAAGGGAAAGAAACCCATCTCTGATGGTATCCGTGTTTCCGTCGCTCATGTGGACAGTCCGAGACTGGACTTCAAGCCCCACCCGCTCTTTGAAGAGGGCGAGATGGTATACTTCAAAACCCACTATTACGGAGGAATTAAGAAGTATCAATGGACCACCATCCCTCTTTCCATCCGCGGAGTCGTCATGCTCAAGGACGGTACCAAGGTCGACATCAATGTCGGTGAGGACGAGTCCGAACCAGCATTCCTGATCACCGATCTCCTCGTCCACCTGGCAAGGGACCAGATGCAGAAGACCGCATCCAAGGTCGTTGAAGGGGAGCAGCTCAACATCCTCATCGGATCCTGGCCGTTCGATGACGAGAAGGTATCTCAGAGATGCAAGCTAGCCATCATGCAGATACTCAATGAGAAATACGGAATCACCGAGGGAGACTTCGAGGCAGCTGAGCTATGCGCTGTCCCTGCATTCAAGCCCAGGGATATGGGATTCGACAGGTCGCTCATAGCGGCATACGGGCAGGATGACAGTTCATGTGCATACGCCCAGTTCATGGCCGAGCTCGACACCAAGAACCCCGAGTATACGACCATGACCATCTTCGCTGACAAGGAGGAGACTGGATCGGACGGAGTGACCGGAATGGCATCCTACTTCTTCAGGGACTTCGTCGAGGATCTGGCCCAGGCAGAGGGCTGTGAGGTCAGACATGTCATGAGGAACTCCTTCTGTCTCTCAGCAGACGTCGGAGCAGGATACGATCCCGCCTGGCCGGAGGTGTTCGAGAGGAACAACTGTGCCTTCATGAACTACGGTCCGATAATCGCCAAGTATGACGGAGCCGGAGGAAAGTACAGCACCAACGATGCATCTGCGGAACTGGTGAACTATCTACACAGGATCCTGAGGGATGCCGATGTCTGCTGGCAGATGGGAGAGCTCGGAAAGATCGATGTCGGAGGCGGAGGAACCATCGCATCCTACATCTCGTTGAACAACATCGACACCATCGATATCGGTGTGCCGGTGCTGTCCATGCATGCTCCCGTAGAGGTCGTCGCCAAGGCAGACGAGTACATGCTGTACAAGGCTATCTACGCAGTCTACAACAGCAAGCTCCCTAAGGAGATCTGA